The nucleotide sequence GGCCCGCGGACGGGATGCCATCGCGGGCCTGCGTTCCCTGCTCGGTTAGTCGCGCTCGAGGGTCAGCGCACGGAGTCGAGCAGATAGTCCACGGCGGCCTTCACTTCCTCATCGGACAGCGCCGGGTTGCCGCCCTTGGCCGGCATGGCATTGAAGCCTTCGATGGCATGGGTGTAGAGCGTCTCGTCGCCCTTGGCGAGACGCGCTTCCCAGTCGCTGGCCTCGCCCAGACGCGGTGCGCCGGCCGCGCCCGTGGTATGGCAGGCCATGCAGATACCGCCGTAGACCTTCTCGCCGTCGATCGCGCTGGCAGCGCTGGCGGAGTCGGTCTCCGCCGCCGCAGACGGCTGTTGGCCCGCTCCGGCCATGTCACCTGCGCAACTCTCACCTTTCAGGCATAGCTCACCCACCGGCTTGAGGCGCTCGGCGATGGCGTCATGCGAATTGTCCGCGGCGAGCGCCTGTGAACTGACAAGCACGCTGAACAGCATCGCGCTCAGGGAAACCGGCAGGGATGAGCGCGTGAGGAATGACGCGGATGGCTGGCGAGCTTGCATGAGGTGCACCTTTTGAAGGCTGTGTATCGAGCCAGTATAGCGCTGGCCGAGGGGGCGGCAACCGTGTGACGGGCGTGATATCTCGACAACGTAGAATCAAGACGTTACCATAAGCGCGCCTTGGTTCTCCGCAACCATGGCATGCGCGCCCATAGCTCAGCTGGATAGAGTACTGCCCTCCGAAGGCAGGGGTCGCAGGTTCAAATCCTGCTGGGCGCGCCAACGAATTCCGTCATCGGCCGATCGGCAAGATGACATCCGAGAAGCCCTCGCACCTCACGGTGCGGGGGCTTCTTGCATTCTGGCTTGCGTGGACTGTCGTGCAGACTTTCTTTGACGCCATCAAACGAGTGTTCTAAAACGGAGTGAGCCACGACGACGTCTGTCATTCTCGACAGCTCCCACCGGATACGCTCATGACGCCTGCTTCCCCTGTAGACCCCCGTGCTGTTGACGACCTGCCTGCCACCTCCGACGCTGCGACTGCCTCATCAGACCACGAGGGAGAGGCCGAGATGGCTCGCATGCGTGAGTTGCTGGACGCTCAGCGAGCAGCCTTCGCCCACGCGCCGATGCCGAGTGCCGAGGAGCGGCGTGGCTGGCTGGCAGCGCTGCGTGATGCCCTCAAGGCGCACGAGGAGGCCTTGGTCGCGGCCATCAGCCGAGATTTCGGTCATCGCAGTGCTCACGAGACACGCCTGGCGGAACTGGTACCGAGCTACGAGGGCATTCGCCATGCACGCCGTCACCTGAAGGGCTGGATGAAGCCCTCGAAGCGCCACGTCAGCGCCGCCTTCCAGCCAGCCAGTGCAAGTGTCGTCTACCAGCCACTTGGTGTGGTCGGCATCATCGTGCCGTGGAACTATCCGCTGTATCTGGCGATCGGCCCCTTGATCAGCGCGCTGAGCGCCGGCAATCGGGTGATGATCAAGATGAGCGAATTCACGCCGGAAACCGCCGAGGCGCTGCGCGGCATGCTCGCGGATGCCTTCGAGGAAGTGCAGGTCGCGGTGGTGACCGGCCAGGCCGAGGTCGCGGCGGCCTTCTCGGCACTGCCCTTCGACCACCTGCTGTTCACCGGCAGCACGGCGGTGGGCCGGCATGTGATGCGCGCCGCGGCGGAGAATCTGACCCCCGTCACGCTGGAGCTGGGCGGCAAGTCGCCGGTGATCATGTCGCGCCAATTGATGGCGGACGACGCGCAGCGCCGCGAGGCGGCCTCACGTCTTGCCTTCGGCAAGGGCATGAATGCCGGCCAGACCTGTGTCGCTCCGGATTACGTGCTGTGTGCGGAAGATCAGATCGAGTCGCTGGTTCAGGCGTTGGGGGAGTGCTTCCAGCGCTTCTATCCGCGCTTCGCCGAGACGCAGGATTACTCGCGCATCATCAATCAGCGTCAATACCAGCGCGTGAGGGAAGTGCTCGAGGATGCACTGGCCAAGGGTGCGACGCTCAGGCCATTGCTCGACAGCCCTGACTGGGATGACCCGGCGCTGGTCGAGAAGCGTCTGATGCCGCCGCTGGCACTGCTTGAGGTGACGGATGAGATGCGGGTGATGCAGGAGGAGATCTTCGGGCCGCTGCTGCCGATTGTCGCGCTGCCGGACGCGGCGGTGGATGAGCTGTCCGCTGCGATGGCCTACGTGAATGCGCGCCCACGCCCGCTGGCGCTTTACTACTTCGGCCACGACAAGCACGAACAGCAGCGGGTCACCGAGGGCACGCATGCAGGCGGAATGTGTCTGAACGACACCCTGCTGCATGTGGCGCAGGATGACATGCCGTTCGGCGGCATCGGGCCATCCGGCATGGGGCATTACCACGGGCGGGAAGGGTTCCAGACGCTGAGCAAGGCCAAGGGCGTCTTTGCCAAGGGGCGCATGAATGGCGCGAAGCTGATGTATCCGCCCTATGCCGACGGGCCGGCAGCACGCGCCATCCATGGTCTGATCCGCCGCCTGCTGATGCGCTAGGCGCTGTCAGCGGTGCAGATCGCCCGCGCTTTCCGGCTGGTAGTGGAGCGCCTCGATACGTACCTCGTGCAGGCTGCCATCCGGCAGCTGCCACTCGATGAGGCTACCGACCCGCAGCCCCAGCAGAGCGGCTCCCAGAGGCGCCAGTACTGACAGGCCATCCTGCTGGTCTGACAGGGCGTGCGGATAGACCAGCGTGCGTATCAGGGTCTGCTGGCGGGTCAGATCCGTGAACTCCACGCGGCTGTTCATGCTGACGATATCGGCGGGCACCTCGTGAGGCTCGACGATATCGCCGCGCTCCAGTTCGTCCTCGAGCTGTTCCGCCACCTGGCGGTCGGCAGCCGAGACGCGATCAATCAGGCGCTCGAGGCGTTCGGCATCCAGACGATTGATGATGATCGAGGGAAGTGTGGCCATGTGACCTCCTGTCAGGTGTGGTATCCGCGCCTTGCTGACAAGGCCTGGCGAGTTACCAAAAAAACAGCCCTCCGCCGGGTAGGCGAAGGACTGTGTGCAGAAGTCATCATATAAACTTCACTCAGCGCTGGATAGTCCTGCAAGCCATCGTTTCAGGCGCTGGAGCTGACGAACAACCAGTCGCTGATCTCGGCATGATTCAACACCACCAATTGCTGCGCACGGGGCGACTCATCCAGATAATCCGGATTGATGCCCAGCTCACGCAGCACATACTGGACGAGGGCGCCGCGAGTTGGCAGGTGAAGCTCGCCGTCGACCATGCCGTGGTCCTGTTCGATCAGGCCACGCTCATCTGGCGTCAGGCGAGGGTCTGCCCCCAGGCGCAGGGTGACCCGGGTTTCCCAGCCGTCATCGAATTCACGTTGACTGCCTTCAAGTGCCTCGCCGAACAGCTCAGGGACATCGCGGAATCGAGACAGCACGAAGTCGCGAAAAGCCCGGTTCTTCTCACAGAAGGCCCGCACATGCCAGCGACCTGCGGCATAGACCAGCGTATGTGGACACAGGATACGCTCTTCCCCCTGAGGGGAGTTCAAAGAGGCGTAGGTGACCTCCAGGCGTGCTCCCTGGCTGGCCGCTTCAATCAATGTCCGGACCACGGGCGGGCTGGCGCTGCGGGACGGCAAGCGGAGCGCCTCGGTGTTGGCCTGACCGAGTCCGAGTCCGGTGAAGTGGGGATTCAGATTGTCATGATTGCCGAGCAGCTGCAGATATTCATCCACCTCACCCCGCGTCAGCATCGGGTGAAAATTGGCGGAGGGGCGGTAGCCCTTGATCACGGGATCATATTCAAGATTGTGTTCGGCGACGGTCTCGCGATAGGTCTTCATGACGCGTGACGCCTGCTGGCGTGCTATCCCGAAGGCGTTGCCCAGATGACGTGACGTGACGCGGCCTTCCCACAGGGCGATGATCTCGATCAGACGGTAGCGTGCCAGCGTGTCCCAGGGCAGGGTTTCCAGGCGTTCCTTGATGCTCATTGATGAATCCTTTCATACGGGTCTTCTATGGCGCCGAAATGCGAGATTGCTGGAGAGGGCCCTGGCAATGGCAACGCGTGGCAGGCGTCATTGATGATCGGGAAGATGACCCGGTTCCGGGCTTCCTGTGATGGCTGAGGACTTCTTAAATGCTGGGTAGGCATGAAAAAAGCTCCGGCAGAAGATACCTGTTCGGATGCGTTGACCCCAGTGTCCGCGAAAGGCGCGACTTCATTGCGTCGCATGAAAGTGACGCATTGAAATAATCTGTTGCCATATAAACAGGTTCCAGTTTTCTATTGCGGCTTCTGGCCGTTGCGGGCAACAAGTTGGCGCATCCGAAAACCACTATCGCCGGGTGGAAGAGAGCAGCACTGCGATATGCGCAACAACAGAAGCTTGATATGACTCACATTTAAGAGGTTAGAACGCGTTAGGCCAAGGAACGGACGTTTGAGGGGGGAAACTGCCGGCCCTAATGGCGACGCACTATCTGCAATGACATGCTCGAGTATTAGGGAAGTGGCGTTGTTAACGCCTGAAACGCAAAAGACCCGCCGGGAGGCGGGTCTTTTGCGTTTCAGGCTTGCCCTCCACATGGGGTGGAGGGCTGCACGGGCAGCGTCTTACTTGCTGGCGCGCTTGCGCTCGTTCTCTTTCAGGTACTTCTTGCGGATACGGATGTGCAGCGGAGTGACTTCCACCAGCTCATCGGAATCCAGGAACTCGATCGCCTGTTCCAGAGTGAAGCGGATCGGCGGCGTCAGCACGATGTTCTCGTCGTTGCCGGTGGAGCGCATGTTATCCAGCTTCTTGGCCTTGGTCGGGTTGACGACCAGGTCGTTGGCACGGTTGTGGATACCCACCAGCATGCCTTCATAGACTTCGGTACCGTGACCGATGATCAGCTTGCCGCGCTCCTGCAGAGTGTACAGGGCGTAGGACAGTGCCTTGCCCGGCACCATGGAGATCATGACACCGTTGCGACGCTCGACGCCTGCGCCTTCCTTCAGGTCACCGTAGTGATCGAAGCGGCTGGTCAGGATGCCGGTACCGGAGGTCAGGGTCAGGAACTGGCCACGGAAGCCGATCAGACCACGTGACGGGATGATGAAGTCCAGACGCACACGACCCTTGCCATCCGGGTTCATGTTGGTCAGCTCACCCTTGCGGTAGCCCAGCTCTTCCATGATGGAGCCCTGGTGCTGCTCTTCACAGTCGATGATGACTTCTTCGTACGGCTCCTGCTTCTTGCCGTCGATTTCCTTGATGATGACTTCCGGGCGGCCCACGGCCAGCTCGAAGCCTTCACGACGCATGGATTCGATCAGTACGGAGAGGTGCAGCTCACCACGGCCGGAAACGACGAATTTCTCCGGCGTCTCACCCTGTTCGACGCGCAGGGCGACGTTGTGGATCAGTTCCTGATCCAGACGCTCACGGATGTTGCGGCTGGTGACGAACTTGCCGTCCTGACCGGCGAACGGAGAGTCATTGACCTGGAAGGTCATGGAGACGGTCGGCTCATCGACGGTCAGCGGCGGCAGCGCTTCGA is from Cobetia marina and encodes:
- a CDS encoding c-type cytochrome — translated: MQARQPSASFLTRSSLPVSLSAMLFSVLVSSQALAADNSHDAIAERLKPVGELCLKGESCAGDMAGAGQQPSAAAETDSASAASAIDGEKVYGGICMACHTTGAAGAPRLGEASDWEARLAKGDETLYTHAIEGFNAMPAKGGNPALSDEEVKAAVDYLLDSVR
- a CDS encoding coniferyl aldehyde dehydrogenase, with product MARMRELLDAQRAAFAHAPMPSAEERRGWLAALRDALKAHEEALVAAISRDFGHRSAHETRLAELVPSYEGIRHARRHLKGWMKPSKRHVSAAFQPASASVVYQPLGVVGIIVPWNYPLYLAIGPLISALSAGNRVMIKMSEFTPETAEALRGMLADAFEEVQVAVVTGQAEVAAAFSALPFDHLLFTGSTAVGRHVMRAAAENLTPVTLELGGKSPVIMSRQLMADDAQRREAASRLAFGKGMNAGQTCVAPDYVLCAEDQIESLVQALGECFQRFYPRFAETQDYSRIINQRQYQRVREVLEDALAKGATLRPLLDSPDWDDPALVEKRLMPPLALLEVTDEMRVMQEEIFGPLLPIVALPDAAVDELSAAMAYVNARPRPLALYYFGHDKHEQQRVTEGTHAGGMCLNDTLLHVAQDDMPFGGIGPSGMGHYHGREGFQTLSKAKGVFAKGRMNGAKLMYPPYADGPAARAIHGLIRRLLMR
- a CDS encoding WYL domain-containing protein — its product is MSIKERLETLPWDTLARYRLIEIIALWEGRVTSRHLGNAFGIARQQASRVMKTYRETVAEHNLEYDPVIKGYRPSANFHPMLTRGEVDEYLQLLGNHDNLNPHFTGLGLGQANTEALRLPSRSASPPVVRTLIEAASQGARLEVTYASLNSPQGEERILCPHTLVYAAGRWHVRAFCEKNRAFRDFVLSRFRDVPELFGEALEGSQREFDDGWETRVTLRLGADPRLTPDERGLIEQDHGMVDGELHLPTRGALVQYVLRELGINPDYLDESPRAQQLVVLNHAEISDWLFVSSSA
- the typA gene encoding translational GTPase TypA — encoded protein: MIEKLRNIAIIAHVDHGKTTLVDKLLSQSGTLDRKAEGQERIMDSNDQEKERGITILAKNTAIQWNDYHINIVDTPGHADFGGEVERVMSMVDSVLLLVDAVDGPMPQTRFVTQKAFAQGLKPIVVVNKIDRPGSRPDWVVDQIFDLFDNLGATDEQLDFPIIYCSALNGIAGMDPEDLQDTMDPMFQSIVDIVEPPKVELDGPFQMQISALDYNSYVGVIGLGRIKRGSVSPGQQVSIVTKEGAVRKGKIGQVMTHMGLDRVQTDKATAGDIVCITGIENLAISDTICDTATVEALPPLTVDEPTVSMTFQVNDSPFAGQDGKFVTSRNIRERLDQELIHNVALRVEQGETPEKFVVSGRGELHLSVLIESMRREGFELAVGRPEVIIKEIDGKKQEPYEEVIIDCEEQHQGSIMEELGYRKGELTNMNPDGKGRVRLDFIIPSRGLIGFRGQFLTLTSGTGILTSRFDHYGDLKEGAGVERRNGVMISMVPGKALSYALYTLQERGKLIIGHGTEVYEGMLVGIHNRANDLVVNPTKAKKLDNMRSTGNDENIVLTPPIRFTLEQAIEFLDSDELVEVTPLHIRIRKKYLKENERKRASK
- the rnk gene encoding nucleoside diphosphate kinase regulator, whose translation is MATLPSIIINRLDAERLERLIDRVSAADRQVAEQLEDELERGDIVEPHEVPADIVSMNSRVEFTDLTRQQTLIRTLVYPHALSDQQDGLSVLAPLGAALLGLRVGSLIEWQLPDGSLHEVRIEALHYQPESAGDLHR